The Salvia splendens isolate huo1 chromosome 21, SspV2, whole genome shotgun sequence genome includes a window with the following:
- the LOC121785152 gene encoding 65-kDa microtubule-associated protein 1-like: protein MAAVEAENPLHGQVTCGSLLERLQQIWDEVGETEEERDRMLLQLEQDCLDVYKRKVDQAVKSRAHLLQTLADARVVLTNLLSALGEKTYVGIPEKTSGTIKEQLEAIAPALERLWKQKDDRIKEFYDVQSQINKICAEISGTSEQVESPLVDESDLSTKKLDGYRAQLQDLQKEKSERLHKVLGFVSTVHDLCAVLVMDFLTTVTEVHPSLNDSRSSQLKSISNDTLTRLADTVLTLKEDKRTRLDKLQELASQLIDLWNLMDTPPEERALFDHVTCNISALVDEVTSPGALALDLIEQAEVEAERLDHLKASRMKEIAFKRQTELEHIFACAHIEIDTEAARERILSLIDSGNVEPTDLLADMDNQIEKAKEEATSRKEILDKVEKWMSACEEESWLEDYNRDENRYNVSRGAHLNLKRAEKARVLVNKIPALVDSLVAKTRTWEEDHGITFTYDGVPLLAMLDEYAMLRHDREEEKKRLREQKKLSELSIKEQEVGPTPSPARQASAKKVVGPSRANGGANGSTNRRLSLNAHQNGSRSVNRDGKREARPTAPVNYVAVSKEDAASHVSGVEPLPITP from the exons ATGGCAGCTGTGGAAGCTGAGAATCCTCTTCATGGCCAAGTTACATGTGGATCCTTACTGGAGCGTTTGCAG CAAATCTGGGATGAAGTAGGCGAGACCGAAGAAGAACGCGACAGAATGCTCCTTCAGTTGGAGCAAGACTGCTTGGATGTATACAAGAGAAAAGTTGACCAGGCTGTGAAATCTCGGGCACACCTTCTTCAGACTCTGGCTGATGCTAGAGTTGTGCTCACCAATCTCCTATCCGCCCTCGGAGAGAAGACCTATGTCGGGATT CCTGAGAAGACGTCGGGGACAATCAAAGAACAGCTTGAAGCTATAGCTCCAGCTTTGGAAAGACTTTGGAAGCAAAAGGATGATAGGATAAAGGAATTCTACGACGTTCAGTCTCAGATCAATAAGATATGCGCTGAAATTTCTGGTACCAGCGAGCAGGTTGAGAGTCCTTTAGTTGATGAATCAGATCTATCCACTAAGAAGCTAGATGGATATCGTGCTCAGCTTCAAGACCTTCAAAAAGAAAAG AGTGAGAGGTTGCACAAGGTTCTTGGATTCGTGAGCACTGTACACGATCTTTGTGCAGTTCTTGTCATGGACTTCCTTACTACTGTCACGGAAGTGCATCCTAGCCTAAACGACTCGCGCAGTTCACAGTTGAAAAGCATCAGCAACGATACCCTAACAAGGTTGGCTGACACTGTATTAACACTAAAGGAAGACAAGAGGACGAGATTGGATAAG CTTCAAGAATTGGCATCTCAGCTAATTGACCTCTGGAACTTGATGGATACACCACCAGAAGAGCGTGCTCTGTTTGATCACGTAACATGCAATATTTCTGCATTGGTAGATGAGGTTACTTCTCCCGGGGCTCTTGCGTTGGACCTTATTGAACAG GCTGAAGTGGAAGCTGAGAGGCTTGATCACCTAAAAGCTAGCAGAATGAAGGAAATTGCTTTTAAGAGGCAGACTGAGCTCGAGCATATATTTGCTTGTGCTCACATAGAGATTGATACTGAGGCTGCCCGAGAAAGAATTTTGTCTCTTATTGATTCCGGGAATGTTGAACCTACAGACTTATTAGCTGACATGGATAATCAGATAGAAAAAGCAAAAGAGGAGGCGACAAGCAGAAAGGAGATATTGGATAAGGTTGAGAAATGGATGTCtgcttgtgaagaagaaagcTGGCTCGAAGATTACAACAGG GATGAAAATAGGTATAATGTTAGCAGAGGTGCACATTTGAATCTCAAGAGAGCAGAAAAGGCAAGAGTCTTGGTGAATAAAATTCCAG CTCTTGTTGATAGCTTGGTTGCTAAAACCCGAACATGGGAGGAAGACCATGGCATAACATTCACTTATGATGGTGTTCCTCTACTCGCGATGCTGGATGAGTATGCAATGCTCAGGCACGacagagaagaggagaagaagagGCTGAGG GAGCAGAAGAAGTTAAGCGAACTCTCAATTAAAGAGCAGGAAGTTGGTCCAACACCAAGCCCGGCCAGACAGGCTAGTGCCAAGAAAGTGGTTGGCCCATCACGTGCCAATGGAGGTGCCAACGGGAGCACCAATAGGCGCCTTTCTCTAAATGCTCACCAAAACGGTTCGAGATCTGTGAACAGAGATGGGAAGAGGGAAGCCAGACCAACTGCACCGGTCAACTATGTAGCGGTGTCAAAAGAGGATGCAGCATCGCATGTTTCTGGGGTCGAACCTCTTCCAATTACGCCATAG